Below is a window of Pelagicoccus albus DNA.
TCTTTCCATCACTGGTTCTTATTCTTATTGGCTGGCAATTCACAAATCGTTCGATCTCGACCTCTTGGATTTCAGGATACGTGTACTCGAACTCTTTCTTTGATTTTTTGAAGCGTAGTCCGTCCTCAAATTGGTAGACAGTAGCCAGGTTGTGATAGAACATGAAATTGATCAGAACAATCAGCGACCCAAAACTGAGGATGAGTAATCTGGTTTCTTTTGCCTCTTCGTTGAACGCCATCACCGCGAGCACTCCGATACACAGAACGTAACCGTACTTCAGGGGGTATGTCCAAAGACTGGATACTCGCTTGTTCATTCTTTTTCGTCCAACAGTACTATTCTGTGCGCTTTTTGTCGGACGAACAGAAATGTGGTTATATACGTGATTTTAGGGGTTTTTGTCGGACGAACACGTCGTGGGCGGTGGTTATTGCTGTTTTTTTGTCATAACGCATTTGTCGGGCGGGGTGTTCGTCGGAATTGGGTGGATTACGTAAAAATAGCTACGTCACACCTTGACTCAAGTGCGAATTACGTAGAATCTGCAGTTGTCTGCGGCAGGTTCATTTTTGAGCCAGCTGAACCTTACCCCAACCTTGTCTATTGTTACCCTATGGCTGAATCTTCTGTTAAGGAACCGGAGTGGCTTTTGCGTGGCCGTTCAGAGTGGAAAAAATCTAAATTCAGAGGAAGGGACGGGAGTTCTTTTGCTTATTGGATCAAGAAGTTTTTAGTCTATGTGGAGCGGCGCAATCACGGGCGTCTGCCTAGCAGGGTTCCGAGGGTGGGAATTATCAATACATTTGCTCGTTTTATCGAAAGAGAATGGGAGTGTAGCGAGGACCAGATCGAGGAAGCTCGCCGTAGCTTGGAGTGGATGGCTGAGGCGTGTGGTTTTGAGGGCGTTAAGGATGGGGTGGATACGCGTTCTCAAGTGGAGTATGTTAAGCCGGATTTGCCGTATCCTTGGAAATTGAATGATCGGTTGAAAGCTAGGTTCAGCGCTTGGCCGGATTTGGTAATTGGCGAATGCCGGAAGCGTGGGCTAGCGCTGAGGACGGAGAGAACCTACGAGCAGTGGACGCGTCGATTTTCGAAGTGGTGGGAGGAATGCGCTTGCGATTCGGTGGATGTGCCGGAGTTGGGTGAATTGGCTCCTGCGATGGAAAAGGCTGTGGTGGGGTTTATGGATTTTTTGGCGGTGGAGCGTTGCTCGGCGGCGGCCACGCAGCGTCAGGCTTTGAACTCGGTGGCTTTTTTGGTAACGAAGGCTCTTGGTCTAGAGACACTGGATTTCTCTGGATTTGTTCGAGGACGATCGAAGCGTAACCTTCCGGTGGTGCTTTCGATATCCGAGGTGGAGCGGCTCTTGGGAGCGATGTCTGGGGATTGCCGTCTAGCAGCGGAGGTGATGTATGGAGGCGGACTTCGGTTGATGGAGGTACTACGCTTGCGTCTAAAGGATTTGGATTTCGAATACGGCACGATTCTAATACGGGATGGGAAGGGCGCAAAGGATCGTGTAGTTCCGTTGGCGACCTCGCTTAACGTGGCTTTGAAGCGACAGATCGAATTCGTGAAGGCCAGGCACGCTCGCGACTTGGAGGATGGCTTTGGCAGCGTGTACATGCCTCCGGGACTAGAAAGAAAATGGCCTAAAGCAGGGAAGGACGTGGCTTGGCAGTATTTGTTTCCTTCGGTCAAAATACAGACGGATCCAGTTTCCTCTAAGCGGAGGAGGCATCACCTGTCCGACAGGAAATTGCGGGACTCGGTGAAAAAGGCGGCTCGCGATGTGGGGATACTAAAACGGGTAACGCCTCATACTCTCCGACATAGTTTTGCGACTCATCTTTTGGAGAAGCACTACGATATTCGGACGGTGCAGGAACTGTTGGGCCATGCGTCGGTGGAGACGACGATGATCTACACGCATGTTATGAACAGGCCGGGGTTGCACGTACGCAGCCCCATGGACGAACTCAATCTAGGCGGCGATTCGCGGGATGGTGACGCAGCTTTTTGATGTTTCGCTCGGGGGATAGCGCGAGATCCTGCGCTACTTGATGCGCTTGACGGGGCAGCTTTGGCGGTAGCCGTCGATGACGAGGCGGTAGCCGCCGAAGGCTTTTTTGACGGTGACTTCCGGGGATTCGGAGGGGGTGTACTTTTGTACGTCTTCGATGCGTTGCTGCCAGATTTGGCCGTTTTCG
It encodes the following:
- a CDS encoding integron integrase, whose product is MAESSVKEPEWLLRGRSEWKKSKFRGRDGSSFAYWIKKFLVYVERRNHGRLPSRVPRVGIINTFARFIEREWECSEDQIEEARRSLEWMAEACGFEGVKDGVDTRSQVEYVKPDLPYPWKLNDRLKARFSAWPDLVIGECRKRGLALRTERTYEQWTRRFSKWWEECACDSVDVPELGELAPAMEKAVVGFMDFLAVERCSAAATQRQALNSVAFLVTKALGLETLDFSGFVRGRSKRNLPVVLSISEVERLLGAMSGDCRLAAEVMYGGGLRLMEVLRLRLKDLDFEYGTILIRDGKGAKDRVVPLATSLNVALKRQIEFVKARHARDLEDGFGSVYMPPGLERKWPKAGKDVAWQYLFPSVKIQTDPVSSKRRRHHLSDRKLRDSVKKAARDVGILKRVTPHTLRHSFATHLLEKHYDIRTVQELLGHASVETTMIYTHVMNRPGLHVRSPMDELNLGGDSRDGDAAF